Proteins encoded in a region of the Maniola jurtina chromosome 12, ilManJurt1.1, whole genome shotgun sequence genome:
- the LOC123870301 gene encoding histone-lysine N-methyltransferase SETMAR-like: MSESSLQLTKLEHRAVIKFLVKKGKTAKEIFEEMSSVYGESGPSSATVKRWTRLFQQDRETLEDDPRSGRPNTAVTDENIEKVKKIVLDDRRVKLWQIAEELSISKERVGDIMHNHLHMNKVSARWVPKMLTPLDKQRRVETSEEFIDLCKDNLEEICTRIVTVDETWIRQYDPESKQESMQWIEKGEKPPKKFKVEKSASKLMATIFWDCEGVLLIDYLQKKTTMNAEYYAGLLKKVREAIVEKRRGKISKGILFLQDNAPVHTARIARQALRETGFDEVNHPPYSPDLAPSDYFLFKNLKKDLRGRRFGDDEEMKAAVNEHFQAKDAAYFFSGIQALYKRCQKCIEVHGDYIEK, from the exons ATGTCTGAGTCATCGCTGCAGTTAACGAAATTGGAACATCGCGCCGTCATAAAATTCCTCGTAAAAAAGGGGAAAACagcaaaagaaatttttgaagaaatgtCTAGTGTATACGGAGAATCTGGACCGTCGTCAGCCACGGTTAAACGATGGACACGCCTATTCCAACAAGACCGAGAGACTCTGGAAGACGACCCCCGCTCGGGCCGGCCGAACACCGCAGTCACTGATGAAAAC atcgaaaaagtaaaaaaaattgtactggacGATCGGCGAGTAAAATTGTGGCAGATAGCAGAAGAGCTGAGCATCAGTAAGGAACGAGTTGGAGACATTATGCATAATCATTTGCATATGAATAAAGTCAGTGCGCGTTGGGTGCCTAAAATGCTCACGCCACTGGACAAGCAGCGACGAGTTGAAACTTCCGAAGAATTTATAGACCTGTGCAAGGACAATTTGGAAGAAATTTGCACTCGTATTGTCACCGTTGATGAAACGTGGATCCGACAATACGACCCGGAGTCGAAACAAGAGTCAATGCAATGGATAGAGAAGGGGGAAAAGCCGCCGAAGAAGTTCAAGGTGGAAAAATCGGCTTCCAAACtcatggccaccattttttgggattgcgaaggagttttactcatagattacctccaaaaaaaaactacgatgaatgcagagtattatgcagggcttttgaaaaaagttcGCGAAGCCATTGTTGAAAAAAGAAGAGGCAAAATCAGCAAAGGAATTTTGTTTCTGCAAGACAATGCGCCGGTTCACACAGCGCGCATTGCGAGGCAAGCCTTGCGAGAAACTGGATTCGATGAAGTGAACCACCCTCCCTATAGTCCAGATCTGGCCCCTAGcgactattttctatttaaaaatttgaaaaaggaccTTCGGGGACGAAGATTTGGAGATGATGAAGAGATGAAGGCGGCCGTAAATGAACATTTTCAAGCTAAAGACGCggcttattttttttcagggatACAAGCCCTCTATAAAAGATGTCAAAAGTGCATTGAAGTCCATGGGgactatattgaaaaataa